The following are encoded together in the Thalassomonas haliotis genome:
- a CDS encoding acyl-CoA dehydrogenase family protein gives MIIELEQELAIFKQTVVRFIEKDIAPFYQSWEEQGIIPKALYRKMAQEGLLCCDLPLEYGGFGVSIHFNMMVMEEIAKAGFVSLTANLIVHSDIAAHYLLNIGSEAQKQKYLAKMASGECIGAICMTEPGAGSDLQGIKTTAKKVSDGWSISGSKTFITNGQNASLYIVAAKTNTEVAGAKGITLFLVDGDKAGFARGRNLDKLGQHASDTSELFFDNVIVTEADVLGKPDQGFSGLMNELPRERLVCACGGVGHAEGAMALALDYIKEREAFGAPLAKIQDIRQKIADMATQIELHRIMIEHYKNLLTEKKLTAEQAAMAKYSCTEMEGKVVDMALQMFGGYGYMKEYPISRFYVDARVQRIYGGASEIMKEIIGHGLIGRL, from the coding sequence ATGATTATTGAACTGGAGCAGGAGCTGGCCATTTTTAAACAAACCGTGGTCCGCTTTATCGAAAAAGACATCGCCCCTTTTTATCAGAGCTGGGAAGAGCAGGGCATTATCCCTAAGGCTTTGTACCGGAAAATGGCACAGGAAGGGTTGTTGTGTTGCGACTTGCCATTGGAGTACGGCGGTTTTGGCGTCAGCATCCACTTTAATATGATGGTGATGGAAGAAATTGCCAAAGCTGGCTTTGTGTCACTGACGGCGAACCTGATCGTGCATTCGGATATCGCCGCCCATTACCTGCTCAATATCGGCAGCGAAGCGCAAAAGCAGAAGTACCTGGCGAAAATGGCCAGCGGCGAGTGTATCGGCGCCATCTGTATGACCGAGCCGGGGGCGGGCAGCGATTTACAGGGCATAAAAACCACGGCGAAAAAAGTCTCTGACGGCTGGAGCATCAGCGGCTCGAAAACCTTTATCACCAACGGCCAGAATGCCTCCCTGTATATAGTGGCGGCGAAAACCAATACTGAGGTGGCGGGCGCTAAGGGCATCACCTTGTTTCTGGTGGACGGCGACAAAGCCGGTTTTGCCCGCGGGCGCAACCTGGACAAGCTTGGCCAGCATGCCTCGGATACCTCAGAGCTGTTTTTCGACAATGTTATCGTGACCGAGGCGGATGTGCTCGGCAAACCGGATCAGGGATTTTCCGGTTTGATGAATGAGCTGCCCCGGGAGCGCCTGGTGTGCGCCTGCGGCGGTGTCGGCCATGCCGAGGGGGCGATGGCGCTGGCGCTTGACTATATCAAAGAGCGTGAGGCCTTTGGTGCGCCGCTGGCGAAAATTCAGGATATACGGCAAAAAATCGCCGATATGGCGACCCAGATAGAACTGCACCGTATTATGATAGAGCACTATAAAAACCTGCTGACGGAGAAAAAACTGACTGCCGAGCAGGCAGCCATGGCCAAATACAGTTGCACGGAAATGGAGGGCAAAGTGGTGGATATGGCGCTGCAGATGTTTGGCGGTTACGGTTATATGAAGGAATATCCGATCTCGCGTTTTTATGTCGATGCCAGGGTGCAGCGCATTTATGGCGGTGCCAGTGAGATCATGAAGGAAATTATCGGTCATGGACTCATTGGCAGGCTTTAG
- a CDS encoding acyl-CoA dehydrogenase family protein: protein MTINNSAIDGAATSKQDDSGQTVAGAPLSREIRQVERTMPGNASGRDDMRQWLHLGRQNSFSRNRDFRHTLLYHFPREGEHQRIAAELTAFGALVPTSLDDAVTSNDFRFNNPRIEPYNKIGDRIDNIVHHGDYADAGDLIYGTEIVKKLTAPGGLKEGMSFYFLANHVGEAGHLCPVVCNYETARVLHLVADFPGREQYIRKLEIPSYRENFTSSQFLTEIQGGSDVGANDTRAWQSEQGHWYIRGEKWFCSNADAELMVISARRSLARKGTKGLSMFLIPAVKPDGSRNHFTMRRLKEKLGTRALASAEIDFHDAYAIPLGANFNLMLEKVVHHSRLSLPVAVLGFATRAYQFALDFAHSRKAFGQTIINFPLVEENLAHIKADINACLAGAFALIALQDELDTALTVNEEHKMFARLMVNIGKSVISKRTVDNIHHCIDGIGGNGAIENTSSLPRLLRDSFILENWEGSHNTLYMQVLRDIHRYRHDEIYLKIMTGKIAAITDKQNGEKQLAQQALARLVLDIKALHQMPHDLQTLNIKDIITDMANLFYYVSLVHEASHQQLSGHGSSKLYSAELFYRTFLERNLDKNPGNSGEKDAHYLNLCKSILE from the coding sequence ATGACAATTAATAATTCCGCCATTGACGGCGCTGCCACAAGCAAACAGGACGATAGCGGACAAACCGTCGCCGGCGCGCCGTTAAGCCGGGAAATAAGGCAAGTCGAACGCACCATGCCAGGCAATGCCAGCGGCCGCGACGACATGCGCCAATGGCTGCACTTAGGCCGGCAAAATTCCTTTAGCCGCAACCGGGACTTCCGGCACACCCTGCTTTATCATTTTCCCCGAGAAGGCGAGCATCAGCGTATCGCCGCAGAGCTCACCGCCTTTGGCGCCCTGGTACCGACCAGCCTGGACGATGCGGTCACCAGCAATGACTTTCGTTTTAACAACCCGAGAATAGAACCCTACAATAAAATAGGCGACCGGATAGACAATATCGTCCACCATGGGGATTATGCCGATGCCGGCGATCTTATCTATGGCACAGAAATAGTTAAAAAACTCACCGCCCCCGGCGGCCTTAAAGAAGGTATGAGCTTTTATTTTCTCGCCAACCATGTCGGTGAAGCCGGACACCTGTGCCCGGTAGTGTGCAATTATGAAACCGCCCGGGTATTGCATTTAGTGGCAGACTTTCCCGGCCGCGAGCAATATATCCGCAAACTGGAAATACCCAGTTACCGGGAAAACTTTACCTCTTCGCAATTTTTAACCGAAATCCAGGGAGGCTCGGATGTCGGCGCCAACGATACCCGCGCCTGGCAATCAGAGCAGGGACACTGGTATATCCGCGGCGAAAAATGGTTTTGCTCCAATGCCGATGCCGAACTCATGGTGATCAGCGCCCGGCGCAGCCTGGCGCGCAAAGGCACTAAGGGCCTGTCGATGTTTTTGATCCCCGCCGTTAAACCCGACGGCAGCCGCAATCATTTCACCATGCGCCGGTTAAAGGAAAAACTCGGCACCCGCGCCCTGGCCTCCGCCGAAATCGACTTCCATGATGCCTATGCCATCCCCCTGGGGGCGAACTTTAACCTGATGCTGGAAAAAGTCGTGCATCACTCCCGCCTTTCCCTGCCGGTGGCGGTATTAGGTTTTGCCACCCGCGCCTACCAGTTCGCGCTGGACTTTGCCCATAGCCGCAAGGCATTCGGGCAAACCATCATCAATTTCCCCCTGGTCGAAGAAAACCTGGCCCATATCAAGGCCGATATCAACGCTTGCCTGGCAGGCGCCTTCGCCCTGATCGCACTGCAGGATGAGCTGGATACCGCCCTGACAGTCAATGAAGAGCACAAGATGTTCGCACGCCTTATGGTCAATATCGGCAAAAGCGTGATTTCCAAACGCACGGTAGACAATATCCACCACTGCATCGACGGCATAGGCGGTAACGGCGCCATCGAAAACACCTCCAGCCTGCCCAGGTTATTGCGTGACAGCTTCATCCTGGAAAACTGGGAAGGCAGCCACAATACCCTGTATATGCAGGTACTGCGGGATATCCACCGCTACCGGCACGATGAGATCTATTTAAAGATCATGACAGGAAAAATCGCCGCCATCACAGATAAGCAAAACGGGGAAAAACAGCTGGCGCAACAGGCGCTGGCCCGTCTGGTCCTGGATATCAAAGCATTACACCAGATGCCCCATGACCTGCAGACCTTAAACATCAAAGACATTATCACGGACATGGCCAACCTGTTTTATTATGTCAGCCTGGTACACGAAGCAAGCCATCAGCAACTGAGCGGGCACGGCAGCAGTAAGTTATACTCGGCCGAGCTTTTCTACCGCACATTTCTTGAAAGAAACCTTGATAAAAACCCGGGGAATAGCGGGGAAAAAGACGCCCACTACCTGAACCTGTGCAAGAGTATCCTGGAGTGA
- a CDS encoding nitric-oxide reductase large subunit — MKSTKRIWQALFAVFICSFSVLLYLGSEIYQQAPPIPEVIQSESGKVIFTKEDIEQGQLVWRSMGGHQNGSIWGHGSLLAPDWNADWLHREALASLALLAKATYNQNYDTLTVPQQKYLQAQLQQDIRSNRYNPVTGELTVSQDRADVILSLSRYYRGLFSADPEFTALREQYALKEGVLKDEQRAFRLSAFFFWSTWATVTERPGEDISYTSNWPYEPLVANEPDGDLLGWSMFSIILMIAGIGALVWHHASLKHEELPTPSETDPLLSLDIKPSQRAVFKYFLTAIALFLLQITLGGITAHYAVEGQEFYGYPLAEILPYAVTRTWHTQLAVFWIATAWLGTGLFIAPALSNHEPRFQKLGVNVLWVALLVVVLGSMFGQWYAAQQIWDLDTSYWFGHQGYEFVDLGRIWQMLLLAGLLIWLTLVTRAIFPALSHNHEHRPVVMVLFLSSIAIGLFYGVGLMMGKHTHLAIAEYWRWWVVHLWVEGFFETFAAAVVSLLFVRLGLIRAKSANTTVLFTTVIFLTGGIIGTLHHLYFGGTPTSVIAWGASFSALEVVPLALIGFEAFESYKLGQASPWMARYKWAIMFFVACSFWNLVGAGVFGFLINPPISLYYIQGLNITALHAHTAFMGVYGMLGIGLILFCVRPMVAEYYWNDKLLKYAFWTLNLGLAMMAFMSLLPVGVIQFNAVMEQGYWYARSPEIIHSAAVERLVWWRLPGDVVFAAGGGFIILFMLNVLRSFLPKKADAGLALNQE, encoded by the coding sequence ATGAAATCAACTAAACGTATTTGGCAAGCGCTCTTCGCCGTCTTTATCTGCTCGTTTAGCGTTCTCCTCTACCTTGGCAGTGAGATCTATCAGCAGGCCCCCCCTATTCCTGAGGTGATCCAAAGCGAAAGCGGCAAGGTCATCTTTACCAAAGAGGATATCGAGCAGGGACAGCTGGTATGGCGCTCTATGGGCGGGCACCAGAACGGCTCTATCTGGGGCCACGGCAGCTTGCTTGCCCCCGACTGGAATGCCGACTGGCTGCACCGTGAAGCCCTGGCTTCATTAGCATTGCTGGCCAAAGCCACCTATAACCAAAACTACGACACCTTAACCGTACCGCAGCAAAAATACCTGCAGGCACAGTTGCAGCAAGATATCCGCAGCAACCGTTATAACCCGGTTACCGGCGAGCTGACCGTCTCACAAGACAGAGCGGATGTGATTTTATCCCTGAGCCGCTATTACCGGGGATTATTTAGCGCAGATCCTGAATTTACCGCCTTACGTGAGCAATATGCCTTAAAAGAAGGGGTACTTAAAGATGAACAGCGCGCCTTCCGCCTGAGCGCCTTTTTCTTTTGGAGCACCTGGGCCACGGTCACTGAGCGTCCGGGCGAAGACATCAGCTATACCAGCAACTGGCCCTATGAGCCCTTGGTGGCCAACGAGCCGGACGGCGATCTGCTCGGCTGGTCGATGTTCTCCATTATTTTGATGATCGCCGGTATCGGCGCCCTGGTGTGGCACCATGCCAGTTTAAAGCATGAAGAACTGCCGACTCCGTCTGAAACCGATCCCTTGTTATCCTTAGATATCAAGCCATCGCAACGTGCGGTCTTTAAATATTTCCTTACCGCCATCGCCTTGTTTTTACTGCAAATCACCCTCGGCGGCATTACCGCCCACTATGCGGTGGAAGGCCAGGAATTTTATGGCTACCCGCTGGCGGAAATCCTGCCTTATGCCGTTACCCGCACCTGGCACACCCAGCTGGCGGTGTTCTGGATAGCCACCGCCTGGCTCGGCACCGGGCTGTTTATTGCCCCCGCCCTGTCCAACCATGAACCCAGATTTCAGAAACTCGGCGTCAATGTGCTCTGGGTCGCCCTGCTGGTCGTCGTTTTAGGCTCCATGTTCGGGCAGTGGTATGCGGCCCAGCAAATCTGGGACCTGGACACCAGCTACTGGTTCGGCCATCAGGGTTATGAGTTCGTCGACCTTGGCCGCATCTGGCAAATGTTATTGCTGGCGGGTTTGCTGATCTGGCTCACCCTGGTCACCCGCGCCATTTTCCCCGCCCTGAGCCATAACCATGAGCACAGACCTGTAGTCATGGTGCTGTTTTTATCTTCCATCGCCATCGGCCTCTTTTACGGCGTTGGCCTGATGATGGGCAAACACACCCATCTCGCCATAGCCGAGTACTGGCGCTGGTGGGTGGTACACTTATGGGTGGAAGGCTTCTTTGAAACCTTTGCCGCCGCGGTAGTATCGCTATTATTTGTCCGCCTTGGCCTGATACGGGCGAAATCCGCCAATACCACGGTACTTTTTACCACGGTGATTTTCCTCACCGGCGGCATTATCGGCACCCTGCACCACTTATATTTCGGCGGCACGCCAACCTCGGTTATCGCCTGGGGCGCCTCGTTCTCCGCCCTGGAAGTGGTGCCGCTGGCACTGATTGGCTTTGAAGCATTCGAGAGTTACAAACTCGGCCAGGCATCCCCCTGGATGGCGCGTTATAAGTGGGCGATCATGTTCTTCGTCGCCTGCTCCTTCTGGAACCTGGTGGGCGCCGGTGTCTTTGGCTTTTTAATCAACCCGCCGATCTCTTTATATTATATCCAGGGGCTGAATATCACCGCCTTACATGCCCACACCGCCTTTATGGGGGTATACGGCATGCTCGGCATAGGTTTAATCTTATTCTGTGTCCGTCCTATGGTTGCCGAATATTACTGGAACGATAAACTGCTGAAATACGCCTTCTGGACCTTAAACCTGGGCCTGGCCATGATGGCCTTTATGTCGCTGCTGCCGGTTGGCGTGATCCAGTTTAATGCCGTCATGGAGCAGGGTTACTGGTATGCCCGCTCGCCGGAAATCATCCACAGCGCCGCGGTGGAGCGCCTGGTATGGTGGCGCCTGCCCGGCGATGTCGTTTTTGCCGCCGGCGGCGGATTTATTATCCTGTTTATGCTTAATGTCTTAAGAAGCTTTTTACCAAAAAAAGCCGATGCCGGACTTGCCCTCAACCAGGAGTAA
- a CDS encoding glycoside hydrolase family 108 protein, translating to MADFDTAFEVTLEAEGGYVHDPDDPGGETYKGVARAKNPKWPGWQEIDLQKNKEDFPDNLDAHPELQAQIKALYKASYWDKIRGDDITDQDIAESIFDFAVNAGPKTSAKLAQVTVAAKTDGIIGPKTLKKINADDKRAFLAVFALAKIGRYINICEKRKSSRKYFYGWVRRALERI from the coding sequence ATGGCAGATTTCGACACCGCATTTGAAGTTACCCTGGAAGCTGAAGGAGGTTATGTCCATGATCCCGACGACCCCGGCGGAGAAACCTATAAGGGGGTTGCCCGGGCTAAAAATCCGAAATGGCCGGGATGGCAAGAAATAGACTTACAGAAAAACAAAGAAGACTTCCCCGACAACCTGGATGCCCACCCTGAGCTGCAGGCCCAGATAAAAGCGCTTTATAAAGCCAGTTACTGGGACAAAATCCGCGGCGATGACATCACAGATCAGGACATCGCCGAGTCCATTTTTGATTTCGCCGTCAATGCCGGCCCGAAAACCAGCGCCAAACTGGCCCAGGTAACCGTAGCCGCCAAAACAGACGGCATTATCGGCCCCAAAACCCTGAAAAAGATCAATGCCGACGATAAGCGGGCTTTTTTAGCGGTATTCGCCCTCGCCAAAATCGGCCGTTATATCAATATCTGTGAAAAGCGAAAATCGAGTCGGAAATATTTCTATGGCTGGGTCAGGCGAGCATTAGAGAGGATCTGA
- a CDS encoding NAD(P)/FAD-dependent oxidoreductase: MKSTHPKIVIVGGGAGGLELATQLGHKLGKRKKAQILLIDKNRNHIWKPLLHEVATGSLDSDIDGVVYSAHAAKHGYQFQLGTFSALDIKNKSLTLAPQLDENGRQILPWREVSYDKLVIAVGSVSNDFNTPGIKEFCYFLDSHQQANRFHNALLDNFTRIHQAQNNKSLNIAIVGAGATGVELSAELYHVADLLKIYGLSNMTGKKLNIHLIEAGSSILPALPPRISAAVRRELSRLGVNVMENTRIAKASKQGFITSDEQLIPADLMLWAAGVKAPDFIKEMGIFDLNRANQILVKGDLSSSVDPDIYVIGDCCACKLPDGRWVPPRAQSAHQMALCVQKNLLRAFKGQPLLDYQYVDYGSLVNLSRYSTIGSLMGNLTKNSMFVEGRIARLVYISLYRMHQRAIHGIPKTLALWFAEKIMRVVRPRMKLH; the protein is encoded by the coding sequence ATGAAATCAACACATCCTAAAATAGTCATTGTCGGTGGCGGTGCGGGGGGCTTGGAGTTAGCCACGCAGTTAGGACATAAACTGGGAAAACGTAAGAAAGCACAGATACTGTTAATTGATAAAAACCGTAATCATATCTGGAAACCTCTGTTGCATGAGGTGGCGACGGGTTCGCTTGACTCCGATATTGATGGTGTGGTCTATTCCGCCCACGCCGCCAAACACGGCTACCAGTTCCAGCTCGGTACTTTCAGTGCCCTGGACATTAAAAATAAATCCCTGACCCTGGCGCCGCAGCTGGATGAAAACGGCCGGCAAATATTACCCTGGCGCGAGGTCAGCTACGACAAGCTGGTGATTGCCGTCGGCAGTGTCAGTAATGACTTTAATACCCCGGGTATTAAAGAGTTTTGTTATTTTCTAGACTCCCATCAGCAGGCGAACCGCTTCCATAATGCCCTGCTGGACAACTTTACCCGCATTCATCAGGCACAAAACAACAAATCTTTGAATATTGCGATCGTCGGCGCCGGTGCTACCGGGGTGGAGCTTTCTGCCGAGCTGTATCATGTTGCGGATCTGCTTAAAATCTACGGCCTGAGCAATATGACGGGGAAAAAACTTAATATTCACCTGATTGAGGCGGGCAGCAGCATTTTACCGGCCCTGCCGCCGAGGATATCGGCTGCGGTGCGCCGTGAACTGTCCAGGCTCGGCGTGAATGTGATGGAAAATACCCGGATAGCCAAAGCCAGTAAGCAGGGATTTATCACCAGTGATGAACAGCTGATCCCGGCCGATTTGATGTTGTGGGCCGCCGGGGTTAAGGCGCCTGACTTTATTAAGGAGATGGGCATCTTTGACTTGAACCGCGCCAACCAGATCCTGGTTAAAGGGGATTTAAGCAGCAGTGTCGACCCGGATATTTATGTTATTGGCGATTGTTGCGCCTGCAAACTGCCCGATGGTCGATGGGTGCCGCCACGGGCCCAGTCGGCGCACCAGATGGCCTTGTGCGTACAAAAAAATCTGCTCAGGGCGTTTAAGGGCCAGCCGCTGCTTGACTATCAATATGTCGATTACGGCTCGCTGGTGAACTTATCCCGCTACAGCACCATCGGCAGCCTGATGGGCAATTTAACGAAAAACAGCATGTTTGTCGAAGGACGCATCGCCCGCCTGGTTTATATTTCCCTGTACCGCATGCACCAAAGGGCGATTCACGGCATACCTAAAACCCTTGCCTTGTGGTTTGCGGAAAAAATCATGAGGGTGGTGCGCCCGAGGATGAAGCTGCACTAA
- a CDS encoding efflux RND transporter permease subunit, which produces MVFSISAYYERFIIDRPKTTLWLLALVVLAFCYYAPGIRLDASADTLILENDQSLKYYRGIKARYGSDDYLFVTYSPKKALFSPAVLDDLKQLRDKLAAVRGVSSVVSIWDVPLINSPRITLNQLQDGIRTLSTPGLDTRLARKEFISSPLYKNMLISEDGQTTALQVNISRNDKYYRLLEQRNSLREKQLGQALTPAEQVQLQQVSTEFYHYTAGLQQQLKEMIAQVRRILDQHRSGADIFLGGIPMITADSIDYIAHDLTTFSVGVLLFIVFILAVAFGKLHWVLLPMVTCFCAGSIMLGLLSLLDWPITVVSANFISLMLIVTLSLTVHLIVRYQELHSDQPEAGQRYLVLTTMYKKLVPCFYTTTTTMIAFGSLLISFIRPLIDFGWMMIMGMAVSFILAFTLFPATLMLLKPGTPATQQDLTSKITKYIAGKIQLYPKKILSAYALLVLVSIAGIGLLTVENRFIDYFKKSTEIYQGMELIDQKLGGTTPLEVVLDAPADFFEQSGEEEEFDEEFLEEFGMDAEDFSYDDATEAGITGSSYWFNVQQLEQIRQIHEYLDSLGETGKVLSIASTMAMLKTLDPQVVNDNFMLSVLYSKLSGQIKASLVTPYMSEDGNQLRFGIRIFESDPDLKREQLLIKIREKLTGHFGLKDEQVQLTGMVVLYNNMLQSLFKSQILTIGVVFLAILLMFLVLFRNFKLSLIALIPNMVAAAMVLGLMGFLAIPLDLMTITIAAICIGIAVDNSIHYVDRFNSEFARHKHYWTSVRHCHGSIGKAMYYTSITVTLGFSILALSNFVPTVYFGLLTGFAMLMALFANMTLLPLLIVQFKPGGQAQNEPKPLESIDAHIAD; this is translated from the coding sequence ATGGTGTTTTCGATCTCTGCCTATTACGAACGCTTTATCATAGACCGGCCGAAAACAACCTTATGGCTGCTTGCCCTGGTGGTGCTTGCCTTTTGTTATTATGCCCCGGGCATACGCCTGGATGCCTCTGCCGACACCCTGATCCTGGAAAATGACCAGTCGCTGAAATATTACCGCGGCATTAAAGCCAGGTATGGCTCAGATGACTATCTGTTTGTCACTTACTCCCCGAAAAAAGCGCTGTTTTCACCTGCCGTGCTTGACGATCTGAAACAGCTCAGGGATAAGCTCGCCGCCGTCAGGGGAGTATCTTCCGTGGTCAGTATCTGGGATGTACCGCTTATCAATAGTCCGCGCATCACCCTGAATCAATTGCAGGACGGCATCCGCACCTTATCGACCCCGGGATTAGATACCCGCCTTGCCCGCAAAGAGTTTATCAGCAGTCCTTTATATAAAAACATGCTGATCAGCGAAGACGGCCAGACCACGGCGCTGCAGGTCAATATTTCCCGCAACGACAAATACTACCGCCTGCTGGAGCAGCGAAACAGCCTGAGGGAAAAACAGCTCGGCCAGGCACTAACGCCGGCTGAGCAGGTGCAATTGCAGCAGGTATCAACAGAGTTTTATCATTATACCGCCGGCCTGCAACAGCAACTTAAAGAAATGATCGCCCAGGTACGCCGGATATTAGACCAGCACAGGAGCGGCGCCGATATTTTCCTCGGCGGCATCCCCATGATCACCGCCGATTCCATCGATTATATCGCCCACGACCTGACCACCTTCAGCGTCGGCGTATTGCTGTTTATCGTTTTTATTCTCGCCGTTGCCTTTGGCAAACTCCATTGGGTGCTCTTGCCTATGGTTACCTGCTTTTGCGCCGGCAGCATTATGCTCGGCTTATTGTCCCTGCTCGACTGGCCGATCACCGTAGTATCCGCCAATTTTATTTCCCTGATGCTGATCGTTACCCTGTCGCTGACGGTACATTTAATCGTGCGCTACCAGGAGCTGCACAGTGATCAGCCTGAAGCCGGGCAACGTTACCTGGTATTAACCACTATGTATAAAAAGCTGGTGCCCTGTTTTTATACCACCACCACCACTATGATTGCCTTTGGCTCTTTACTGATCAGCTTTATCCGGCCGCTCATCGATTTTGGCTGGATGATGATCATGGGGATGGCGGTATCTTTCATCCTGGCCTTTACCCTCTTTCCCGCCACCTTGATGTTGTTAAAGCCGGGAACACCGGCAACACAGCAAGATCTCACCAGCAAAATCACCAAATATATCGCCGGAAAAATTCAGCTTTATCCGAAAAAAATCTTATCCGCTTATGCCCTGCTGGTACTGGTCAGCATCGCAGGTATCGGCTTGCTGACGGTGGAAAACCGCTTTATTGATTATTTTAAGAAGTCGACGGAGATCTATCAGGGTATGGAGCTTATCGACCAGAAACTCGGCGGCACTACGCCTTTGGAAGTGGTGCTGGATGCCCCGGCAGATTTCTTTGAGCAGTCGGGCGAGGAAGAAGAATTCGATGAAGAATTTCTGGAAGAGTTTGGCATGGACGCGGAAGATTTCAGCTATGACGATGCCACAGAAGCCGGCATAACCGGCAGCAGTTACTGGTTTAATGTTCAACAGCTGGAGCAAATCCGGCAAATACATGAGTACCTTGACAGCCTGGGGGAAACCGGCAAAGTGCTTTCCATCGCCAGCACTATGGCCATGCTCAAAACCCTGGATCCCCAGGTGGTTAACGACAACTTTATGCTTTCGGTGCTCTACAGCAAACTGTCGGGGCAAATCAAAGCTTCCCTGGTGACTCCCTATATGTCCGAAGACGGCAACCAGCTGCGTTTTGGCATCCGTATCTTTGAATCCGACCCTGATCTCAAACGGGAACAGCTACTGATAAAAATCCGTGAAAAATTAACCGGCCACTTTGGCCTGAAAGACGAACAGGTCCAGCTCACCGGCATGGTGGTGCTGTATAACAATATGCTGCAAAGCCTGTTTAAATCGCAGATCCTCACCATAGGCGTAGTGTTTTTAGCGATACTGCTAATGTTCCTGGTACTGTTTAGAAACTTTAAATTATCCCTGATCGCCCTTATTCCCAATATGGTGGCCGCCGCTATGGTGCTGGGGCTGATGGGTTTTCTGGCCATCCCGCTGGATTTAATGACCATCACCATAGCCGCCATCTGCATCGGCATCGCGGTGGATAATTCCATCCATTATGTCGACCGCTTCAACAGCGAATTTGCTCGCCACAAACACTACTGGACCTCGGTCAGGCACTGTCACGGCAGTATCGGCAAAGCCATGTATTACACGTCCATTACCGTCACTTTGGGCTTTTCTATTCTCGCCCTGTCCAATTTTGTGCCAACCGTCTATTTTGGCCTGCTCACAGGTTTTGCCATGCTGATGGCGCTGTTTGCCAATATGACCTTGCTGCCGTTATTGATCGTACAGTTTAAACCCGGGGGCCAGGCACAAAATGAGCCAAAACCGCTGGAGAGCATAGATGCCCATATTGCGGATTAA
- a CDS encoding DUF2628 domain-containing protein, with product MTEQHLYDKETQYRLSDKWRAKFELLEKVGADKQFIFKAARGASFKALPFKQKQTISFNLLAFFFGPFYYFAKKMWHKGALLLALTWLCACLSFTIEITLNTKLDNILYWIIPATICAQLANYDYFRFIVHQEKFWPGLLAVNAGSNAAMLQQRSR from the coding sequence ATGACTGAACAGCACTTGTATGATAAGGAAACACAATACCGGCTTTCGGATAAATGGCGGGCAAAGTTCGAGTTGCTGGAAAAAGTCGGCGCGGATAAGCAGTTTATCTTTAAGGCCGCCAGGGGAGCAAGCTTCAAAGCCCTGCCGTTTAAACAAAAACAGACCATCAGCTTCAACCTGTTAGCCTTTTTTTTCGGGCCTTTTTATTATTTTGCCAAAAAAATGTGGCACAAAGGCGCCTTGCTGCTGGCACTGACCTGGCTATGCGCTTGTCTGAGCTTTACCATAGAAATAACCCTGAATACCAAGCTGGATAATATCCTCTACTGGATTATCCCTGCCACAATTTGCGCCCAGTTGGCCAATTATGATTATTTTCGTTTTATTGTCCACCAGGAGAAATTCTGGCCCGGTTTGCTGGCAGTTAATGCCGGCAGCAACGCCGCAATGTTACAGCAGCGCAGTCGCTGA